In a single window of the Halomicroarcula saliterrae genome:
- the cysS gene encoding cysteine--tRNA ligase, producing MTLRVTNTLTGETEPFEPRDPDSVLLYYCGLTTSDPPHLGHARGWVHVDVMCRWLDWLGYDVRHVENFTDVNEKIVARVGEDGESEADVAAHYVQEVITDMRSLNLSRAEVYPRVSEHVPEIVALVERLVEGGHAYETNGSVYFDVTSFDDYGKLSNQTVDDIEAQGTDAESEKRHPADFALWKAGGVAPEDIADHQHPEAAPAEEACETAQTWDSPWGEGRPGWHIECSAMSMAHLDETIDIHVGGQDLVFPHHENEVAQSEAATGQRFADYWLHVRLLETKGEKMSSSLGNFFTVSEAVAEFGADVLRTFLLSTAYTSRATFSEETIGEAEERWDRLQRGYERAVAACDDVDAYATTTHDELRDAVAAAREGFETAMNDDFNTREAMTALLDLTGTLNAYVDDHEAYDYVALRRAVETFEEFGGGVLGLTFGESGDGGDVALAGELVELVLQAREDERAAGNYERADELRDELEAMGVEVQDTDEGPTYRLSGSD from the coding sequence ATGACGCTGCGCGTGACGAACACGTTAACCGGCGAGACGGAGCCGTTCGAGCCACGCGACCCCGATTCGGTGTTGCTGTACTACTGCGGGCTGACCACGTCGGACCCGCCCCATCTGGGCCACGCCCGAGGGTGGGTCCACGTCGACGTCATGTGTCGCTGGCTCGACTGGCTGGGCTACGACGTGCGTCACGTCGAGAACTTCACCGACGTCAACGAGAAGATCGTCGCCCGCGTCGGCGAGGACGGCGAGAGCGAGGCCGACGTCGCGGCCCACTACGTCCAGGAAGTCATCACGGACATGCGGTCGCTGAACCTGTCTCGTGCGGAAGTGTACCCGCGCGTCTCCGAACACGTCCCCGAAATCGTCGCACTGGTCGAGCGTCTCGTCGAGGGCGGACACGCCTACGAGACCAACGGCTCGGTCTACTTCGACGTGACCAGCTTCGACGACTACGGCAAGCTCTCGAACCAGACCGTCGACGACATCGAGGCCCAGGGCACCGACGCCGAGAGCGAGAAGCGCCACCCCGCGGACTTCGCGCTCTGGAAGGCCGGGGGCGTCGCCCCCGAGGATATCGCCGACCATCAGCACCCGGAGGCCGCGCCCGCCGAGGAGGCCTGCGAGACGGCCCAGACCTGGGACTCGCCGTGGGGCGAGGGCCGGCCCGGCTGGCACATCGAGTGTTCGGCGATGTCGATGGCCCACCTCGACGAGACCATCGATATCCACGTCGGCGGACAGGACCTCGTCTTCCCTCACCACGAGAACGAGGTGGCCCAGAGCGAGGCCGCCACCGGGCAGCGCTTCGCCGACTACTGGCTCCACGTCCGCCTGCTGGAGACGAAAGGCGAGAAGATGTCCTCCTCGCTGGGGAACTTCTTCACCGTCTCCGAGGCCGTCGCCGAGTTCGGCGCGGACGTGCTCAGAACGTTCCTGCTGTCGACGGCGTACACCTCGCGGGCCACGTTCAGCGAGGAGACCATCGGCGAGGCCGAGGAACGCTGGGACCGCCTCCAGCGGGGCTACGAGCGGGCGGTGGCGGCCTGCGACGACGTCGACGCCTACGCCACGACGACCCACGACGAGCTCCGGGACGCGGTCGCGGCCGCCCGCGAGGGGTTCGAGACGGCGATGAACGACGACTTCAACACCCGTGAGGCGATGACCGCGCTGCTTGACCTCACCGGGACCCTCAACGCGTACGTCGACGACCACGAGGCGTACGACTACGTGGCGCTCCGGCGGGCCGTCGAGACCTTCGAGGAGTTCGGCGGCGGTGTCCTCGGTCTCACCTTCGGCGAGAGCGGCGACGGGGGCGACGTGGCGCTCGCGGGCGAACTCGTCGAACTCGTCTTGCAGGCCCGGGAAGACGAGCGGGCCGCGGGCAACTACGAGCGCGCCGACGAGCTCCGCGACGAGCTCGAAGCGATGGGCGTCGAGGTACAGGACACCGACGAGGGACCGACCTACCGGCTATCGGGCTCCGACTGA
- a CDS encoding universal stress protein has protein sequence MYRILVPVDTDPDRARGQAAFVEELPTSAENIEVIVTHALPPDDVKDPDDADGIEQVETVQLARDYLEDRGYAVTLAEGRLPPADGILDIAEEHEADHIVMGSRKRSPTGKVIFGSVSQQVLLESPVPVTVVGTKSA, from the coding sequence ATGTACCGGATACTCGTCCCCGTCGATACAGACCCGGACCGTGCCCGCGGGCAGGCCGCCTTCGTCGAGGAGCTGCCGACGTCCGCGGAGAACATCGAGGTCATCGTCACCCACGCGCTCCCGCCGGACGACGTGAAAGACCCCGACGACGCGGACGGCATCGAGCAGGTCGAGACGGTCCAGCTGGCGCGTGACTACCTCGAAGACCGCGGCTACGCGGTGACGCTCGCGGAGGGACGACTCCCGCCCGCCGACGGCATCCTCGACATCGCCGAAGAGCACGAGGCAGACCACATCGTCATGGGGTCGCGCAAGCGCTCGCCCACCGGAAAGGTCATCTTCGGAAGCGTCTCCCAGCAGGTCCTACTCGAATCGCCCGTCCCGGTCACCGTCGTCGGCACGAAATCGGCCTGA
- a CDS encoding Ig-like domain-containing protein codes for MKVRAVVLSALMVFSVFAAPGIGATQAGNTDATQAGNTDLTAAGNTNAAPTANPDTVTAGGNTTTVIQTDTLLANDTDPDGDTLIVTGAVSQPSEGTLTFTGDAFEYTAGEGFFGNDTFVYEVEDGSGATDIATVTVDVQSVSNVTDVNVSDLSGSGTDDDPYVITNASELQSMEDDTSASYVLGNDVDASETAKWNARKGFDPVGTASSDSKFSGTFDGEGHTISGLTIDRPGEDDVGLFASSSGTVRNLRIVAADITGEDNVGGIVGAVELGDLANLSTSGSIDGDTFVGGVAGDVADREASVRHISSSATVNGTESVGGLVGENRAPLRNSTSSATVRGTERVGGIVGYDGGVRYDTTDLRNVSSTATVSGDETVGGVAGETEYGKVINSTSEATVTGDTQVGGLVGTASRLFGSVRGSSSSGSVNGSNNVGGLVGLYRAPIVDSRSTATVTGSENVGGLVGASSTNRYYARPSVENSSASATVTGSTNVGGLAGTTGSELRNVSADGTVRGNTSVGGLVGSLGGDARYATANATVTGTQSVGGLVGTIGSSSARVVDAYATGSVTGSRQVGGLVGTIDDNATDVLNRTYAVANVSGDSETGGLVGAVGSTGTVYSYWDTQATGQADSAAGTGLTTAQMTGTAAPTNMTGFDFVVTWETRPDGYPVLSPGTRNPNTAPTARDDTLSTTENTPLTIDGATLLANDDDPDGNRLSVVGSIGEPANGTLTFDNGSFEYAPDDGFTGEDSFVYEMQDSFGATDTATVTITVGKEADNSAPTASDDSVNTTENATLAIDTAELLANDTDPDGDTLTVTGVSSQPANGTASLDNGTVEYTPAAGFTGEDSFDYRIEDGAGAADTATVFITVEPSEPEGPVLSVGDATVTANDTATVNVSLSAVPDGLSGFNVSVTAGDANVTSIEGAAVDPTFTLSAVTLDSAASATLVGTDVNKSVDPGDANVTLGSVTIDGVGAGTTDLSLTVDQIDDDSGDLITPVTEGGSVTVERCGPVRPSLPAPTDPDGDGDYEDLNGNGRLDFQDVVLLFDEQDSLSATCYDFNENGRTDYDDVRALFDSI; via the coding sequence ATGAAAGTCCGCGCCGTCGTCCTCTCGGCGCTGATGGTTTTCTCCGTGTTCGCGGCGCCCGGCATCGGCGCGACACAGGCGGGCAACACGGACGCGACACAGGCGGGCAACACAGACCTGACAGCGGCAGGGAACACGAACGCAGCGCCCACCGCGAATCCGGACACCGTGACCGCCGGCGGGAACACCACGACCGTCATACAGACCGATACGCTCCTCGCAAACGACACGGACCCCGACGGCGATACGCTCATCGTCACCGGGGCGGTGAGTCAGCCGTCGGAGGGGACGCTCACGTTCACCGGTGACGCCTTCGAGTACACCGCCGGCGAAGGATTCTTCGGAAATGACACCTTCGTCTACGAGGTCGAGGACGGCTCGGGCGCGACGGACATCGCCACGGTGACCGTCGACGTTCAGTCCGTGTCGAACGTCACCGACGTCAATGTCAGTGATCTCTCCGGGTCCGGAACCGACGACGACCCCTACGTCATCACCAACGCCTCCGAGCTGCAGTCGATGGAGGACGACACGAGTGCCTCGTACGTCCTCGGGAACGACGTCGACGCATCGGAGACCGCCAAGTGGAACGCCCGGAAAGGGTTCGACCCAGTGGGTACCGCCAGTTCGGACTCGAAATTTTCCGGGACCTTCGACGGTGAGGGACACACCATCAGCGGCCTCACGATAGACAGGCCGGGGGAAGATGACGTCGGCCTGTTCGCGAGTAGCAGCGGTACGGTCAGAAATCTGCGTATCGTGGCGGCCGATATCACCGGCGAGGATAACGTGGGCGGTATCGTCGGGGCCGTCGAGTTGGGGGACCTGGCCAACCTGTCCACTAGCGGCTCCATCGACGGGGACACATTCGTCGGAGGCGTCGCGGGCGATGTGGCAGATAGGGAGGCCAGTGTGCGCCACATCTCGTCGTCGGCCACGGTCAACGGTACCGAGAGTGTTGGCGGCCTCGTCGGAGAGAACAGAGCACCGCTACGGAATTCGACTTCTAGCGCCACCGTTCGTGGGACTGAACGGGTCGGTGGAATCGTCGGTTACGACGGCGGGGTCAGATACGACACGACTGACCTCCGCAATGTCTCGTCCACTGCGACAGTTTCCGGTGACGAGACCGTCGGCGGAGTCGCCGGCGAGACCGAATACGGCAAGGTGATCAACAGCACTAGCGAGGCCACGGTAACCGGCGATACGCAGGTGGGCGGACTCGTCGGAACCGCGTCTAGACTCTTCGGCAGCGTCAGAGGGTCCTCGTCGAGCGGGTCTGTCAATGGGAGCAACAACGTTGGGGGGCTTGTCGGGCTCTACCGCGCACCCATCGTTGACTCCCGGTCGACTGCGACAGTCACCGGGAGCGAGAACGTCGGTGGCCTCGTCGGAGCCTCCAGTACGAACCGATACTACGCGAGACCCTCCGTCGAGAACTCTTCGGCTAGCGCCACCGTAACTGGGTCGACTAACGTCGGTGGACTGGCCGGCACTACCGGTTCCGAGCTACGGAACGTCTCCGCCGACGGCACTGTCCGTGGCAACACGTCAGTCGGCGGTCTGGTTGGCTCCCTCGGCGGCGACGCCCGATATGCGACGGCAAACGCGACCGTAACCGGAACGCAGTCCGTCGGTGGCCTCGTCGGTACCATCGGGTCGTCCAGTGCCCGGGTGGTAGATGCGTACGCCACCGGGAGCGTCACTGGGAGCCGTCAGGTCGGTGGCCTCGTCGGAACTATCGATGACAACGCCACTGACGTACTCAACCGGACCTACGCAGTCGCGAACGTTTCGGGCGATTCCGAGACCGGGGGACTCGTCGGCGCTGTTGGCAGTACCGGAACAGTGTACTCGTACTGGGACACGCAGGCGACCGGACAGGCAGACTCAGCCGCAGGCACCGGCCTGACGACGGCTCAGATGACCGGGACGGCCGCCCCGACGAACATGACGGGCTTCGACTTCGTCGTCACCTGGGAGACCCGGCCCGACGGCTATCCCGTGCTCTCGCCGGGCACGCGGAATCCGAACACGGCACCGACTGCGCGTGACGACACCCTGAGCACCACCGAGAACACGCCGCTGACCATCGACGGGGCGACGCTGCTCGCGAACGACGACGACCCCGACGGCAACAGGCTCTCGGTCGTCGGCTCCATCGGTGAGCCAGCGAACGGAACGCTCACGTTCGACAACGGGAGCTTCGAGTACGCGCCCGACGACGGGTTCACCGGCGAAGACAGCTTCGTCTACGAGATGCAGGACTCCTTCGGCGCGACGGACACCGCGACGGTGACCATCACCGTCGGCAAAGAGGCGGACAACAGTGCTCCGACGGCCAGCGACGATAGCGTGAACACGACCGAGAACGCGACCCTGGCCATCGACACCGCGGAGTTGCTGGCCAACGACACCGACCCCGACGGCGACACGCTCACCGTGACGGGTGTGTCGAGCCAGCCCGCCAACGGTACTGCCTCGCTGGACAACGGCACCGTCGAGTACACGCCCGCTGCGGGCTTTACCGGCGAGGACAGCTTCGACTACCGAATCGAAGACGGTGCTGGCGCAGCTGACACCGCGACGGTGTTCATCACCGTCGAACCGAGCGAGCCCGAGGGGCCGGTGCTCTCGGTCGGGGACGCGACGGTCACGGCCAACGACACCGCGACAGTGAACGTGAGCCTCTCTGCCGTGCCGGACGGACTGAGCGGCTTCAACGTCAGCGTCACCGCCGGGGACGCGAACGTCACGAGCATCGAGGGGGCCGCGGTCGACCCGACGTTCACGCTCAGCGCGGTGACGCTGGATAGCGCCGCCAGCGCGACGCTCGTCGGGACTGACGTGAACAAGAGCGTCGACCCCGGCGACGCGAACGTCACACTCGGCTCCGTCACCATCGACGGCGTGGGCGCGGGCACGACCGACCTGTCGCTCACGGTCGACCAGATAGACGACGATTCGGGTGACCTGATCACCCCGGTCACCGAGGGCGGGTCGGTCACCGTCGAGCGCTGTGGGCCGGTGCGACCGTCGCTGCCCGCACCGACCGACCCCGACGGCGACGGCGACTACGAGGACCTCAACGGCAACGGACGACTGGACTTCCAGGACGTCGTTCTCCTGTTCGACGAGCAGGATAGCCTCTCTGCGACCTGCTATGACTTCAACGAAAACGGTCGAACGGACTACGACGACGTGCGTGCGCTGTTCGACAGCATCTGA
- a CDS encoding NAD(P)-dependent alcohol dehydrogenase, translated as MRAARLHEYTDDMEAGLSIDEVDAPAVTDSDDVIVEVEGAGWCQTDNHIIEGMWEPYVPQPLPMTLGHENAGTVVAVGDEVQLVSEGDKVVCHPVQTCGTCRPCRQGETMYCENDAFNGLTTDGGFADQLHTSERSVVPLPDGIDPADIAPHADAGITAYHAAKKAVRELDPGDAAVVVGVGGLGHIGLQCLDAMSAADIVAVDIKASARDLASDLGAHYTIDPTSEDVADEIEGITDGVGAAQVLDFVGADETTALAPEVVAAGGDHHIIGYGGHIHEPAQALVNGEFAYQGNIVGRYAELQELVALVERGAVELETTRYDLEAINDVAVKLEHREIDGRAVITP; from the coding sequence ATGCGAGCAGCGAGACTCCACGAGTACACGGACGACATGGAAGCGGGGCTCTCGATAGACGAGGTCGACGCGCCGGCGGTGACAGACAGCGACGACGTCATCGTCGAAGTCGAAGGCGCGGGCTGGTGTCAGACGGACAACCACATCATCGAGGGGATGTGGGAGCCATATGTCCCACAGCCGCTGCCGATGACGCTCGGCCACGAGAACGCCGGCACCGTCGTCGCGGTCGGCGACGAGGTCCAGTTGGTCTCCGAAGGCGACAAGGTCGTCTGCCACCCCGTCCAGACCTGTGGCACCTGTCGGCCGTGCCGGCAGGGCGAGACGATGTACTGCGAGAACGACGCCTTCAACGGGCTGACGACCGACGGGGGCTTTGCCGACCAACTCCACACGAGCGAGCGGTCGGTCGTCCCGCTGCCCGACGGCATCGACCCGGCGGACATCGCGCCCCACGCCGATGCCGGCATCACGGCGTACCACGCCGCGAAGAAGGCCGTTCGCGAGCTCGACCCCGGTGACGCCGCCGTCGTCGTCGGCGTCGGCGGGCTGGGCCACATCGGCCTGCAGTGTCTCGACGCGATGAGCGCCGCCGACATCGTCGCCGTCGATATCAAGGCGTCGGCGCGTGACCTCGCCAGCGATCTGGGCGCCCACTACACTATCGACCCCACGAGCGAGGACGTGGCCGACGAAATCGAGGGTATCACCGACGGCGTCGGCGCGGCACAGGTACTGGATTTCGTCGGCGCCGACGAGACCACCGCGCTCGCGCCGGAGGTCGTCGCCGCTGGCGGCGACCACCACATCATCGGCTACGGCGGCCACATCCACGAGCCCGCCCAGGCGCTCGTCAACGGCGAGTTCGCGTATCAGGGGAACATCGTCGGCCGCTACGCCGAGCTTCAGGAACTGGTCGCGCTCGTCGAGCGCGGCGCGGTCGAACTCGAGACCACCCGCTACGACCTCGAAGCGATAAACGACGTGGCGGTGAAACTCGAACATCGCGAAATCGACGGGCGCGCGGTCATCACGCCCTGA
- a CDS encoding DUF7523 family protein produces MSLAAATRDAVRERPFLYDALRAGVVNYTAAARQLGVEGDTDAVATALRRFAEELPDGPAHDSEARVSMRSGLGRSGDGDALLSVGDARFTDGTGSLTGVVASGDLSPAALGDVLGRLRAADIAVEAAGVGDGTLVVVVKRRGGPDAVRVVEGTVGR; encoded by the coding sequence ATGTCACTCGCCGCTGCCACCCGCGACGCCGTCCGCGAGCGCCCCTTCCTCTACGACGCGCTCCGGGCCGGCGTCGTCAACTACACCGCCGCCGCCCGACAGCTCGGCGTCGAGGGGGACACGGACGCCGTCGCCACCGCCCTGCGCCGGTTCGCCGAGGAACTGCCCGACGGGCCGGCCCACGACAGCGAGGCGCGCGTCTCGATGCGGAGCGGGCTGGGCCGGAGCGGCGACGGCGACGCGCTTCTCTCGGTCGGTGACGCCCGCTTTACCGACGGGACGGGGTCGCTCACCGGCGTCGTCGCGAGCGGCGACCTCTCACCAGCGGCGCTGGGCGACGTGCTCGGTCGGCTGCGAGCGGCGGACATCGCCGTCGAAGCGGCCGGCGTCGGCGACGGGACGCTGGTGGTCGTCGTCAAGCGGCGAGGCGGTCCGGACGCCGTGCGCGTCGTCGAGGGCACCGTCGGTCGGTAG
- a CDS encoding DUF6517 family protein: MRRSLLTAVVAMLVVASGCIGLVTGETVEFEASNATVEESTLESTGYEENSATERSSTRNVTFVGQERSIRVVNKVTRYGKNGTVEPTTGTESPAATVQNGTVASGPARFVLLSSPGANVAGRTLNPAASWSNERVLEEVADQTGQIGDLEKRGNRTAESLGESRNVSEFTGTTSMVGRDVEVRVHVTSFEHEGDAVIAVAVHPERMDEEATVDEMLGGIEHGGN; encoded by the coding sequence ATGCGACGCTCACTCCTGACAGCGGTCGTTGCGATGCTCGTCGTCGCCTCGGGCTGTATCGGTCTCGTCACCGGCGAGACCGTCGAGTTCGAGGCCAGTAACGCGACGGTCGAGGAGAGCACGCTCGAATCGACGGGCTACGAGGAGAACAGCGCCACCGAGCGGTCGAGTACCCGGAACGTGACCTTCGTCGGGCAGGAGCGGAGTATCCGCGTTGTAAACAAAGTGACGCGGTACGGGAAGAACGGCACGGTCGAGCCGACCACGGGGACCGAGAGCCCGGCGGCCACAGTACAGAACGGGACGGTCGCGTCCGGGCCCGCCCGGTTCGTCCTCCTGTCCTCGCCGGGGGCGAACGTAGCCGGCCGGACGCTCAATCCGGCTGCGAGCTGGTCTAACGAGCGGGTACTCGAAGAGGTGGCCGACCAGACCGGCCAGATAGGTGACCTCGAAAAGCGGGGCAACCGGACCGCCGAGTCGCTCGGCGAGTCGCGTAACGTCAGCGAGTTCACCGGGACGACGTCGATGGTCGGGCGGGACGTCGAGGTGCGGGTCCACGTGACCAGCTTCGAACACGAGGGCGACGCCGTCATCGCCGTCGCGGTCCACCCGGAACGGATGGACGAGGAAGCGACCGTCGACGAGATGCTCGGCGGCATCGAACACGGCGGGAACTGA
- a CDS encoding class I SAM-dependent methyltransferase — MSVPCVRVSREEGEATRRRLAEADLVDDGYDITVEDGALYVPVTDPSAVPDTFEVVGFDAPVREGQTMPADRLGFEPSYERLGDLVIVDEDDPDRAQRVADAIVASDLPVEGVLNRASKIKGTERVRDWEILAGDTTEVVHREYGCAFELDLAEVYFSPRLATERHRVVEQVTAGERAFDMFAGVGPFVVPFARQGATCVGTDINERAIEYLRRNAERNGVADRVTAVCGDVREVAAEYAGWADRVVMNLPHSAGEFLDTAVELAGDDCTLHYYDIQPDTDPFGPGERAIREAAEPEYNVTVETRRTVRSYAPGEHNVVIDARLRR, encoded by the coding sequence ATGAGCGTCCCCTGCGTTCGCGTCTCCCGCGAGGAAGGCGAGGCGACTCGCCGGCGGCTGGCCGAGGCGGACCTCGTCGACGACGGCTACGATATCACTGTCGAGGACGGCGCGCTGTACGTCCCGGTGACAGACCCCTCGGCGGTGCCGGACACCTTCGAGGTCGTCGGCTTCGACGCGCCGGTCCGGGAGGGCCAGACGATGCCGGCCGACCGGCTTGGCTTCGAGCCGAGTTACGAGCGGCTGGGCGACCTCGTCATCGTCGACGAGGACGACCCCGACCGGGCCCAGCGGGTCGCCGACGCCATCGTGGCCTCGGACCTCCCGGTCGAGGGCGTGCTCAACCGCGCCTCCAAAATCAAGGGGACCGAGCGGGTCCGGGACTGGGAAATCCTGGCGGGTGACACCACCGAGGTCGTCCACCGGGAGTACGGCTGTGCGTTCGAGCTCGACCTCGCCGAGGTGTACTTCTCGCCCCGGCTGGCGACCGAACGCCACCGGGTCGTCGAGCAGGTCACGGCGGGCGAGCGGGCGTTCGATATGTTCGCCGGTGTCGGTCCGTTCGTCGTCCCGTTCGCCCGGCAGGGCGCCACCTGCGTCGGGACCGACATCAACGAACGGGCCATCGAGTACCTCCGACGGAACGCAGAGCGCAACGGCGTCGCCGACAGGGTCACGGCCGTCTGTGGCGACGTTCGCGAGGTCGCCGCGGAGTACGCCGGCTGGGCCGACCGCGTCGTGATGAACCTCCCGCACAGCGCCGGCGAGTTCCTCGACACCGCGGTCGAACTGGCCGGTGACGACTGTACGCTTCACTACTACGACATCCAGCCCGACACCGACCCGTTCGGGCCCGGGGAGCGGGCGATACGCGAGGCGGCCGAACCTGAATACAACGTCACCGTCGAGACCCGCCGGACCGTGCGGTCCTACGCTCCGGGCGAACACAACGTCGTTATCGACGCCCGGTTGCGCCGCTGA
- a CDS encoding DUF7410 domain-containing protein has protein sequence MTDDAYDVPDGAPAYECRYCGRPFAREEWLALHRGLDHPERLDDEEVTAFRAAHEAEESELGSFRLRALGALVVIYFCLLMIYALV, from the coding sequence ATGACCGACGACGCCTACGACGTGCCCGACGGCGCACCGGCCTACGAGTGTCGCTACTGCGGTCGCCCGTTCGCCCGCGAGGAGTGGCTCGCGCTCCACCGCGGCCTCGACCACCCCGAGCGGCTCGACGACGAGGAGGTCACGGCGTTCCGGGCGGCCCACGAGGCCGAGGAGTCCGAACTGGGAAGCTTCCGCCTCCGGGCGCTGGGCGCGCTGGTCGTGATATACTTCTGTCTGTTGATGATCTACGCGCTGGTGTGA
- the dph5 gene encoding diphthine synthase, with translation MLTFVGLGLYDERSVTLAGRDAIRDADRVFAEFYTSRLVGTDLDSLESFHDTDIEVRDRAGIEQDPEPVLEAAESADVAFLTAGDTMVSTTHTDLRLRAEKRGIETRIVHGTTAQTAAGSLTGLQNYRFGKATTLPFEKAHGGDGVPDSVVATIEDNRTRDLHTLVYLDIKVDDPHWSDSDDTYMTADRAASLLSAAFPDLLAVVVARAGSPDPLVVADTLENLADRTFGGPLHLLVIPGDRHMIEEEALQAIATDD, from the coding sequence ATGCTCACTTTCGTCGGCCTCGGCCTCTACGACGAGCGCTCGGTCACACTCGCGGGACGCGACGCCATCCGGGACGCCGACCGCGTCTTCGCGGAGTTCTACACCAGCCGGCTCGTCGGGACCGACCTCGACTCGCTCGAATCGTTCCACGACACCGACATCGAGGTCCGCGACCGCGCCGGTATCGAACAGGACCCCGAGCCCGTCCTCGAAGCCGCCGAGTCGGCCGACGTCGCGTTCCTGACCGCCGGCGATACGATGGTCTCGACGACGCACACGGACCTCCGTCTGCGTGCCGAGAAACGTGGCATCGAGACGCGAATCGTCCACGGCACCACCGCACAGACCGCCGCGGGCTCGCTGACCGGGCTCCAGAACTACCGCTTCGGGAAGGCGACGACGCTCCCCTTCGAGAAGGCTCACGGCGGCGACGGCGTCCCCGACAGCGTCGTCGCGACCATCGAGGACAACCGCACACGCGACCTCCACACGCTCGTCTATCTCGATATCAAGGTCGACGACCCGCACTGGTCGGACAGCGACGACACGTACATGACGGCCGACAGGGCCGCATCTCTCCTCAGCGCGGCGTTTCCCGACCTGCTCGCCGTCGTCGTCGCCCGAGCCGGCAGTCCCGACCCGCTGGTCGTCGCCGACACGCTCGAAAACCTCGCGGACCGGACCTTCGGCGGCCCGCTCCACCTGCTGGTGATTCCCGGTGACCGGCACATGATAGAGGAGGAAGCCCTGCAGGCGATTGCCACCGACGACTAG
- a CDS encoding DUF7385 family protein, whose protein sequence is MEQLDVSDGFDVHDYRHGLKLLKQDRGTMTLENREGFGCPACGDPFERLLVTEHRTGSFGEPGTSFCLARTDERLLVLTH, encoded by the coding sequence ATGGAGCAGCTAGACGTCAGCGACGGCTTCGACGTCCACGACTACCGCCACGGGCTGAAGCTGCTGAAACAGGACCGGGGGACGATGACCCTCGAAAACCGCGAAGGGTTTGGCTGTCCGGCCTGTGGCGACCCCTTCGAGCGGCTGTTGGTCACCGAGCACCGAACAGGCAGTTTCGGGGAGCCGGGCACGTCGTTCTGTCTCGCCCGAACCGACGAGCGCCTGCTGGTGCTTACACACTAA
- a CDS encoding cytochrome c oxidase subunit 3 has product MSTSDEHEGGHEHHLPATEDWPHGFGEASWWPFITAVGGSGIYVGAALLVLSMGESALVSTTIGAGVTVGSIGLFLAGIYGWLYHAFVSDFWERGTDHHSGRTLKFAMLLFLGSEVATFGAGFVYYFFVRGTDVWLAADIPEVWGSLVLVNTIILIISSVTLHFSHVALRNGNRSGFLKLMAVTLLLGIVFIGGQVYEYYEFIVHKGFTITGGIYGSAFYGLTGLHGLHVTMGAVLLGIVFLRGYYGQYSAERHTSVSTASMYWHFVDVVWVFLVVVLYVGANLV; this is encoded by the coding sequence ATGAGCACATCGGATGAACACGAGGGAGGCCACGAGCACCACCTCCCGGCGACGGAGGACTGGCCACACGGCTTCGGCGAGGCGAGCTGGTGGCCCTTCATCACGGCCGTCGGTGGGTCGGGCATCTACGTCGGGGCGGCGCTGTTGGTCCTCTCGATGGGCGAGAGCGCACTGGTGAGCACCACCATCGGTGCCGGCGTCACGGTCGGCAGCATCGGCCTGTTTCTGGCCGGCATCTACGGGTGGCTGTATCACGCGTTCGTCTCCGACTTCTGGGAGCGGGGTACCGACCACCACTCCGGTCGGACGCTGAAGTTCGCGATGTTGCTGTTCCTGGGGTCCGAGGTCGCGACCTTCGGGGCCGGCTTCGTCTACTACTTCTTCGTCCGTGGCACCGACGTCTGGCTCGCGGCCGACATCCCGGAGGTGTGGGGCTCACTCGTTCTGGTCAACACGATCATCCTCATCATCAGCTCGGTGACGCTGCATTTCAGCCACGTCGCCCTGCGTAACGGCAACCGCTCGGGCTTCCTGAAACTCATGGCCGTGACGCTGCTCCTCGGAATCGTCTTCATCGGCGGCCAAGTGTACGAGTACTACGAGTTCATCGTCCACAAGGGCTTCACCATCACCGGTGGTATCTACGGCTCGGCGTTCTACGGCCTGACCGGCCTGCACGGCCTCCACGTCACGATGGGCGCCGTCCTGCTGGGCATCGTCTTCCTGCGGGGCTACTACGGGCAGTACTCCGCCGAGCGCCACACCTCCGTCTCGACGGCCTCGATGTACTGGCACTTCGTCGACGTGGTGTGGGTGTTCCTCGTCGTCGTCCTCTACGTCGGCGCGAACCTGGTCTAA